A part of bacterium genomic DNA contains:
- a CDS encoding DUF2012 domain-containing protein, protein MKLISLYLVVAILVVTASALAGCRGNPPRGDYANPVLDAALLDLRAMDAPAGADPVIFARLKAALEIALLENTMAGFKQSSGVPAGQSGKVMNLAYNESTGMLTWTYRNNGDYDVSGEVGVSDITPIALSYLAITNDGLGDDAKEAWIDGDGSGEVAVSDITAIAINFLSQVSAYKVITAESDAGPFAEIARVPFSSVTKTFPPRFSVALPEGIQRFIWVAPVDSNDVQGQLSNPLDFAFPEIESISPAGGVEEEQVTFTAVVSGEPPFTYEWDFGGGATPNTSFEESPTVALSAKGNYVGSLTVTNSAGSDTQSFAISIAGRKFPVSGTVLHLGTGLEGATLTLDSSQSVQSAADGTYSFSEVENGDHAIVATLEGYTFQPATALITVSGAPLTGIDFTATSDYFDVSGTVASDAGSPFPDVNLTLTGGAVPFQTTSLQDGTFAFSNIPNGIYTLTAEKIDITFDPASLEVTGSGEPVGGLDFVGHFACDLQHYPYWSNGLVVHPQIGTNIDIFVQSGEGVPGWTPELETAARAGVVKWNYIGNLWGLFNVRFTDDLQKAEILLSWVSSLGGDTAGLATWSGSGGQIELPMTIDLAVYVQGNPVDAALEEMVAAHECGHTLGIWDHSSYMEDVMYPYAMTGNPSRRDNWTMFTCWHDPPQYTTGGRGPSAAGKERVTFSIACGLDDIHNNN, encoded by the coding sequence ATGAAACTAATTTCATTGTATTTGGTCGTTGCGATTTTGGTCGTCACGGCATCTGCACTGGCCGGTTGCAGGGGCAATCCCCCGCGGGGCGATTATGCAAATCCCGTGCTTGACGCGGCGCTTTTGGATTTGCGCGCGATGGATGCCCCTGCAGGGGCAGATCCCGTAATATTCGCCCGGCTCAAGGCTGCGCTGGAGATCGCGCTGCTCGAAAACACGATGGCGGGGTTCAAGCAATCAAGCGGCGTTCCGGCAGGACAATCCGGCAAGGTGATGAACCTTGCTTACAATGAATCTACTGGCATGCTGACCTGGACATACCGCAACAATGGGGATTACGACGTTTCCGGCGAAGTCGGAGTATCCGACATCACGCCGATTGCGTTGTCTTACCTTGCAATCACAAATGACGGCCTGGGGGACGACGCCAAAGAGGCCTGGATCGACGGCGACGGAAGCGGCGAAGTAGCCGTGTCCGACATCACGGCGATAGCAATCAACTTCCTTTCGCAAGTGTCCGCTTACAAAGTTATAACCGCGGAAAGCGATGCGGGGCCTTTCGCAGAAATCGCGCGAGTCCCATTTTCATCCGTAACCAAGACTTTTCCGCCCCGGTTCTCGGTCGCACTTCCCGAAGGGATACAGCGATTTATTTGGGTTGCCCCGGTCGATTCGAACGATGTTCAAGGCCAGCTTAGCAATCCGCTCGATTTCGCGTTTCCGGAAATTGAATCAATCTCACCCGCGGGAGGTGTGGAGGAAGAGCAGGTTACGTTTACAGCCGTGGTTTCCGGAGAGCCTCCCTTCACTTACGAGTGGGATTTCGGAGGCGGCGCAACACCGAACACATCCTTCGAGGAATCTCCGACGGTCGCACTCTCCGCGAAAGGGAATTATGTCGGCAGCCTGACCGTCACGAATTCCGCGGGCAGCGACACGCAGTCCTTCGCGATTTCGATTGCGGGGCGCAAATTTCCCGTTTCCGGCACCGTCCTTCATTTGGGAACCGGACTGGAGGGCGCGACGCTAACGCTCGACAGCTCGCAATCCGTTCAATCCGCGGCGGACGGAACTTATTCTTTTTCCGAAGTCGAAAACGGCGACCACGCCATCGTCGCCACTCTTGAGGGCTACACATTTCAGCCGGCTACGGCGCTGATAACGGTTTCCGGCGCTCCGCTTACAGGAATCGATTTCACGGCCACATCAGATTACTTCGATGTTTCCGGAACGGTGGCATCCGATGCAGGCTCGCCATTCCCCGATGTGAATCTCACATTGACCGGCGGCGCGGTTCCGTTCCAGACGACATCGCTGCAGGACGGCACATTTGCGTTTTCAAATATCCCCAACGGCATATACACGTTGACCGCCGAAAAAATCGACATTACATTCGACCCGGCAAGCCTGGAAGTAACTGGTTCGGGAGAGCCGGTCGGCGGGCTGGATTTCGTCGGCCACTTTGCCTGCGATTTGCAGCATTATCCTTATTGGTCAAACGGACTCGTCGTGCATCCTCAAATCGGCACGAATATAGACATTTTCGTGCAGTCGGGAGAAGGGGTGCCGGGCTGGACGCCGGAACTCGAAACCGCGGCGCGCGCCGGGGTTGTCAAGTGGAACTATATCGGCAACCTGTGGGGATTGTTCAATGTGCGGTTCACCGACGACCTGCAAAAGGCCGAAATATTGCTTTCGTGGGTTTCGTCGCTCGGGGGCGACACCGCGGGACTCGCAACTTGGAGCGGCTCCGGCGGCCAGATCGAGCTGCCGATGACTATAGACCTGGCGGTGTACGTGCAAGGCAATCCGGTTGACGCCGCCCTCGAAGAAATGGTCGCGGCGCATGAATGCGGCCACACGCTTGGGATATGGGATCACTCATCCTATATGGAAGACGTAATGTATCCATACGCGATGACGGGAAATCCTTCCCGGCGCGACAACTGGACGATGTTTACATGCTGGCACGATCCGCCGCAATATACAACCGGCGGCAGAGGCCCGTCGGCCGCGGGCAAGGAGCGGGTGACCTTCAGCATAGCGTGCGGATTGGATGATATTCACAACAACAACTAA
- a CDS encoding thiazole synthase, whose protein sequence is MREDRPLVIGGRQFSSRLMLGTGKYDSPEIMRDAIEASGTEIVTVAIRRIDISPDRKDKNIIDYLDLSRIQLLPNTAGCYTMEDALRVARLARGLGITNWIKLEVIGDEKTLLPDVGATIEATKILKKEGFVVLPYTTDDHIAARRLVEAGADTVMPLASPIGSGQGFVDFTRLKFILEDPAINVPVVVDAGLGVPSDAAQAFEIGADAVLVNTAIAKAEDPVRMAEGFRLACEAGRLGYLAGRIPKKEYATASSPTEGRVTE, encoded by the coding sequence ATGCGGGAAGACAGGCCACTTGTTATCGGCGGGCGGCAGTTCTCGTCCCGGTTGATGCTGGGCACGGGCAAGTACGACTCTCCGGAAATAATGCGGGACGCGATTGAAGCATCCGGAACCGAAATCGTGACGGTGGCGATCCGCCGCATCGACATTTCCCCTGATCGCAAGGACAAGAACATTATCGACTACCTCGACTTGTCTAGGATACAGCTTTTACCCAACACCGCGGGCTGCTACACGATGGAGGACGCGCTGCGCGTTGCGCGGCTCGCGCGCGGCTTGGGCATCACCAATTGGATAAAACTCGAAGTCATCGGCGACGAAAAAACGCTGCTCCCCGATGTCGGCGCGACCATTGAGGCGACGAAAATCCTGAAAAAGGAAGGCTTCGTCGTGCTGCCATACACGACGGACGACCACATTGCGGCGCGAAGGCTTGTCGAGGCGGGCGCGGACACGGTTATGCCGCTGGCTTCACCTATAGGCAGCGGCCAGGGCTTCGTGGATTTCACCCGGCTCAAGTTCATCCTCGAAGATCCCGCGATCAACGTGCCGGTAGTCGTGGACGCTGGGCTTGGAGTGCCGAGCGACGCAGCACAGGCGTTTGAAATCGGCGCGGACGCGGTTCTAGTCAACACCGCAATCGCGAAAGCCGAAGATCCGGTCAGAATGGCGGAAGGATTCAGATTGGCTTGCGAAGCGGGCAGGCTGGGCTATCTTGCCGGCAGAATTCCGAAAAAGGAATATGCGACGGCATCGTCGCCTACGGAAGGGCGCGTTACGGAGTAG
- the rbfA gene encoding 30S ribosome-binding factor RbfA, with amino-acid sequence MEKSLRITRLEEQFKRDLGVLVLEKARDPRIKDVTVLGVEVSKDLEYAKVYVSIIGDDEAKKQAMAVLKAASGYFRTELAGLHDIRKVPELRFILDNSIEHGMRIDKLLSELGYPRKDEQNN; translated from the coding sequence ATGGAAAAATCGCTTCGAATTACGCGGCTTGAGGAGCAATTCAAACGCGACCTTGGGGTGCTCGTGCTTGAAAAGGCACGCGACCCGCGGATTAAAGATGTTACCGTGCTTGGCGTCGAGGTTTCAAAGGATTTGGAGTACGCGAAAGTATACGTCTCGATAATCGGAGACGATGAAGCCAAGAAACAGGCCATGGCCGTTCTCAAGGCTGCAAGCGGGTACTTTCGCACCGAGCTTGCGGGGCTTCACGATATCCGCAAAGTGCCGGAGCTGAGATTTATTCTTGACAACTCGATTGAGCACGGAATGCGGATTGACAAACTTCTAAGCGAACTTGGATACCCAAGGAAAGATGAACAAAACAACTGA
- the infB gene encoding translation initiation factor IF-2: protein MAADTYKIASLPKKLGPGFTVSRVKKLLEEIGWEDKDNRGLLAVIDQATYEKLLARVQGGGLPERAEIQEAAKVPSAEQAPKTRRIGPARVRADAGVQDLGALPKEKAAPQRRAAPKTFFKKEDLEVKKLAKKAAEAAEAAPALPVAPAEAPEAAPEKKPKLKQPQPVTPAAKKPAAEKPAVQADEKEKAEEESKALKKKRGAVVAGPPPKAPVPVKKKIKEIVKLPDEAEPVRSRKRVFKIKGGLQQHLPAAAKTIPTLKITGDMSVRDISMKTGVKVGDIISFLLKDLNVLANINHVVSEDEVQLVADHFGIPYEVKHEEAPEDVLEMFDRVSAGNLVPRPPVVTVMGHVDHGKTKLLDRIRHTNVVAQESGGITQHIGAYQIVYKNKQITFLDTPGHAAFTQMRARGSQVTDVVVLVVACDDGVKPQTKEAVEHAKAANVPIIVALNKNDLPSANAERTMSQVAELGLVPEEWGGDTIFVKISALTGENIEELLDMILLQAELLDLKADPKAPAYGVVIESQITTGQGVIATVLVMQGTFRRGQYLVCGTSGGRIKRMEDEWAKSVDEALPSRPVRLIGLDFLPSNGDKIFAFINKRQAGEIIETRKDRERLELQRTPMIKASLEDFYSRLEKGEVKDLNVVLKCDVGGSEEAILSELGRINVEGTKVHVLSHGVGQINENDIMLASASEAIVLGFRTTLTSGAKRLVEQEKVDVRMYDIIYQMSEDIQKAMLGLLEPIFEEFEFGKVEIREIFRTTKDNVICGGYVLDGKAERGKKFRLRRGTDVLFEGSLRSLRRFKDDVREVASGYECGFVIEGTSDVEPGDILHLYDVKEVPRF, encoded by the coding sequence ATGGCGGCTGATACATACAAGATAGCGTCCTTGCCCAAGAAGCTTGGCCCGGGCTTCACCGTTTCCCGCGTAAAAAAGCTGCTGGAGGAAATCGGATGGGAGGACAAGGACAACCGCGGCCTGTTGGCTGTAATTGACCAGGCCACTTACGAGAAGCTGCTCGCCAGGGTTCAGGGAGGCGGATTGCCTGAGCGCGCCGAAATCCAAGAGGCAGCCAAAGTCCCGTCCGCCGAGCAAGCGCCGAAAACCCGGAGAATCGGTCCGGCGAGAGTGAGGGCTGACGCCGGCGTTCAGGATCTTGGCGCACTTCCCAAAGAAAAAGCCGCGCCGCAAAGAAGGGCCGCTCCCAAAACCTTTTTTAAAAAGGAAGATTTGGAAGTCAAAAAACTGGCGAAAAAAGCAGCCGAAGCGGCGGAAGCCGCTCCCGCTCTGCCGGTTGCGCCCGCGGAAGCCCCTGAAGCTGCTCCGGAGAAGAAGCCGAAGTTGAAGCAGCCCCAGCCTGTTACACCCGCAGCCAAAAAACCCGCGGCCGAAAAGCCGGCCGTTCAAGCCGATGAAAAGGAAAAGGCGGAAGAGGAATCCAAGGCTCTAAAGAAAAAGCGCGGCGCGGTCGTGGCAGGCCCGCCGCCCAAGGCGCCGGTTCCGGTAAAAAAGAAAATCAAGGAGATCGTCAAGCTGCCGGATGAGGCGGAGCCCGTCAGAAGCCGAAAGCGGGTTTTCAAAATCAAAGGCGGGCTTCAGCAGCACCTTCCCGCCGCGGCGAAAACGATTCCGACGCTGAAAATCACAGGTGATATGTCGGTGCGGGACATCAGTATGAAAACCGGAGTAAAGGTCGGCGACATTATCAGCTTCCTGTTGAAGGACTTGAACGTTCTTGCCAACATCAACCACGTCGTAAGCGAAGACGAGGTTCAGCTGGTCGCCGACCATTTCGGAATACCTTATGAAGTGAAGCACGAAGAAGCTCCGGAAGATGTTCTTGAAATGTTCGACCGCGTTTCCGCGGGCAATCTGGTCCCGCGCCCGCCGGTTGTTACGGTGATGGGCCACGTCGACCATGGAAAGACGAAACTGCTCGATCGCATCAGGCACACTAACGTCGTCGCGCAGGAAAGCGGCGGAATAACGCAGCACATCGGCGCTTATCAAATCGTTTATAAGAACAAGCAAATCACATTCCTGGATACGCCCGGCCATGCCGCGTTCACTCAAATGCGCGCGCGCGGTTCTCAAGTGACGGATGTCGTGGTGTTGGTGGTGGCTTGCGACGACGGCGTCAAGCCGCAAACCAAGGAAGCTGTCGAACATGCCAAGGCCGCCAATGTCCCGATTATCGTCGCCCTTAACAAAAACGATCTTCCGTCCGCCAACGCCGAGCGAACGATGTCGCAGGTCGCAGAGCTTGGATTGGTGCCCGAAGAATGGGGCGGCGACACGATTTTCGTCAAGATTTCCGCGCTCACCGGTGAAAACATTGAAGAGCTTTTGGACATGATTTTGCTCCAAGCGGAGCTTCTTGATCTAAAAGCGGATCCCAAGGCTCCAGCGTATGGGGTAGTAATCGAATCCCAGATTACCACCGGCCAAGGCGTAATCGCCACGGTCCTGGTGATGCAGGGTACTTTCCGGCGTGGGCAGTACCTTGTATGCGGCACGTCCGGCGGGCGGATCAAACGCATGGAGGACGAGTGGGCGAAATCGGTCGACGAGGCGCTCCCTTCCCGCCCTGTCAGGCTAATCGGGCTCGATTTCCTGCCGTCGAACGGCGACAAAATTTTCGCTTTCATCAACAAGCGCCAGGCCGGAGAGATAATCGAAACGCGCAAGGATCGCGAGCGTTTGGAGCTGCAGCGCACTCCCATGATCAAGGCGAGTTTGGAGGATTTTTACTCCCGCCTTGAAAAAGGCGAAGTCAAGGATCTCAATGTCGTGCTGAAATGCGATGTCGGCGGAAGCGAAGAAGCGATTTTGTCGGAGCTTGGCCGCATAAATGTTGAAGGCACGAAGGTGCATGTCCTGTCGCATGGAGTGGGCCAGATAAACGAAAACGACATAATGCTCGCATCCGCATCGGAGGCGATCGTGCTCGGCTTCAGGACTACGCTCACGTCAGGTGCGAAGCGGCTCGTCGAGCAGGAAAAAGTGGACGTCAGGATGTACGACATCATCTACCAGATGTCCGAGGACATTCAAAAGGCGATGCTTGGCCTGCTTGAGCCGATTTTCGAGGAATTTGAATTCGGCAAGGTGGAGATTCGCGAGATATTCCGCACGACAAAAGACAACGTCATCTGCGGAGGATACGTACTTGACGGCAAGGCCGAACGCGGCAAGAAGTTCAGGCTGCGCCGCGGAACGGACGTTTTGTTCGAAGGTTCGCTTCGCTCACTTAGGCGATTCAAAGACGACGTGCGAGAGGTCGCAAGCGGCTACGAGTGCGGGTTCGTAATCGAGGGGACTTCCGATGTGGAGCCGGGGGACATCCTTCACCTTTACGACGTGAAGGAAGTGCCGAGGTTTTAG
- a CDS encoding YlxR family protein — MSIPIPSVDRREPIRTCLGCGERHPQNYLLRFNLRNGKIVLLSAARQSFGRSIYLCPREGCFDLLVGRGRVDFKRSKHDRVHIHLDETEWFILKRRFLVAVKRRLNACD, encoded by the coding sequence TTGAGTATTCCGATTCCTTCAGTCGATCGTCGTGAGCCGATCCGCACTTGTCTTGGATGCGGGGAACGCCATCCACAGAATTACTTGCTAAGATTTAATCTGAGAAATGGCAAGATTGTTCTGTTGAGTGCTGCGCGACAGTCCTTCGGTCGGAGCATCTACCTTTGCCCGAGAGAAGGATGTTTCGATTTGCTTGTCGGGCGCGGGCGAGTGGATTTCAAACGAAGCAAGCACGACCGCGTTCACATTCATTTGGACGAAACAGAATGGTTCATCCTTAAAAGACGGTTTTTGGTTGCGGTCAAAAGGCGGCTGAATGCCTGTGACTAA